The sequence below is a genomic window from Chryseobacterium foetidum.
CCCTTCAAACTCGATATGGCTTATTTTGATTCTTTTGCCTTTGTCTACATTGATCGTCCAGTCTACCATATTCGGATCATTGGCATTCACCTTATCCTGAATGCTGATGCTGGCGTCTGCAAAACCTTTCTTCACATAATCTTTGGGAAGATTGGTTTTAAGACTTGAAACAAGGTTCTGAGTAATCTTCGTTCCAGGCTTCAGATTATTATCTTTTGCCAGTTTTTCGTTTTTAGATTTCCCGATACCCTTTCCTGTAAATTTAACTTCTCCAAGTTCCTTAAGATCCTGAAGATAAAATTTTAAAACTACAGTTTGTCCTTCAATGCTCTCTACATACACTTCAACTTCAGAAAAAGACTGCGTGTCCCAAAGCTTTTTGATCCCATTACTGATCTTCTGCCCCGGAATATCTACAATCTCTCCTTTCGACAGACCTGTGAATCTCAGAACCTGAGCAGGTGTGTATTTTTTTACCCCATCCACAACAATATCTTTAAGGGTGTAAGTTCCCGCTTGATTTTCTGCCAGTATGCTTGTATTCACAGCGGTACTGTCTTGTGGTGTTACTTGTCCATAAAAATGTGCAGAAGCTGCAAACATGATGATGGGTAATAATCTAAACTTCATTTTATCGTAGTCTTTCTTTTCTAAAAAATTTACTGGATTTTGATTTGCTCTCCCGTGAGGCCATATCTTCTTTCTTTGTTCTGATAATCTACAATACATTGAAAGAAAACATCTTTTGTAAAATCTGGCCAAAGAATATCGAGAAACTGCAGCTCGGCATACGCAATCTGCCAAAGCAGAAAATTGCTGATGCGTACTTCACCGCTTGTTCTTATCAACAGATCTACAGGAGGGAAATTTTTTGTATATAAGTAATTTTCGAATAGTTGTTCGTTAATATTTTCAACTTCAATTTTTCCTTCTTTCACATCGGTACCGATTTTCTTCACCGCATTCAGGATTTCTTCCTGAGAACCGTAGCTGATTGCCAGAATCAGGTTGCCTTTGGTATTATCTTTGGTAAGATCTACTACATGCAGCAATTGATCTCTTACCAATGATGAAAGCTTATCTACGTTTCCAATAACATGCAGACGCAGGCCTTTGGTGAAAATCTCTTCAGCTTCCAGAAGCAGTGTTTCGGTAAGCAGATTCATCAGTGTGCTAACTTCCTCTTCAGGACGCTTCCAGTTTTCTGATGAAAATGTGTACAGAGTAAGGTAAGGAATCTGAACTTCATTACATGCGTTAATAGCATTTCTTACAGCATCAATGGCATTTTTGTGGCCAAACGTTCTTTCTTCACCCCTCGATTTTGCCCATCTACCATTACCATCCATGATGATTGCAACGTGCTGTGGTAATTTTTCGGGGTCTATTTTATCTTTAATCAACGACATAATAATTAATCACAATAACAAGGCGGTCTTCCGAATGAATAGGTAAGACCAAGGCTGAAGGTATTCAACCAATCTCTTGATTCACCGTCACCTACATTTCTGTTTCTGATAAATTCTGCTTCTCTTTCTTTAGAAACAATAAAATAATTTCCTGTTTCAAGTAATGAACCTCCGGTGGAAGGACTCAAAATTTCTGCATTATAGCTTGAGTTTACATCTGTTCTAAGAACTTTACTGTGATCCAGCTGATCTGTAACTGCAAGTCTGAAAGTTGCTTCTGCAAAAACTGCCCATCCGTGGTTGAATTTATATTTCAAACCTACACCAAAAGGTACAACAGGTGCTATTTTTTTTCCTAAAGAATAATCTACAGTCGTTACAAAATCAAGTTCATCAATCGGTGCCTGAGCCACTCCGTTGGCATCTCTTCTGTAATCGTGTCTTACCGTAGCTTTTGGAGCATCAAACATAATCCCTCCGAAACCTGCAAATACATAGGGACTTAACATACTCATCTGCTCGTTGTTTACAGGGAAAAGATTGTATTCGAATAGTAAACTTGCTTCGTAGATATCATTTTTCCCGAAAGAATTACGGTTTCTTCTGTATTCTTCTTTTGCAGCCTTATCGCTGAACTGTACCTGGTTGTAACCAACGTCTAATCGGATAGTTTGATAAGGATTAAAATTAAATCTGTATAATAAACCACCGTAAAAAGGAAATCCCCATTCAGAAGCTCTGTCTAAATCCAAAGGTTTTTGCAGGATATAATTTGTTTTACCAATATCGCCAACAAGATTACTCATCCCCAATCGAATTCCCAATTCGTTTCTTTGAGCTTTCACTGATACCATTACACTAAAAATGGCAAGGAAGCTAAACAATAATTTTTTATTCATAAAAGAATACGGATTTATGGTTATTTTAAAATTTAATTTTTGCAAATATAAAACATTTTTATATTAATGATAATCTTAATGATTAGTTAAAAATAAACAAAAAAACATAATTAATATGTAACTAAACGGCAAAATGTTAAAAATATTCTTTTTCTGCTATTTTACACGGTTTTTTAAAAATTTTGCAGGGCTTTTTTATTTTCCTTAAAGATGATAAAAAAATAATTTTTTATTTAAAATCTTTTCATAATAAAACCCGCCCAGATCTACGACCAAAAGAGAAAACCCTCAAAAAAGAGGGTTCACATCTATTTTTTGTTAAAAAACTCACGCAGTTTATTCCTTACTCTTATTAACAGAGGCTCTTTGTAGTTTTTGTCTTCATCAAAATATCCGTAACCATAGCCATAACCGTAGCCATAACCATAGCCGTAACCCTGTTTGGTATTGTAATCATTATAAACAATTCCCAAATGCTTAATTTCGTTGTCGTTGTATTTTTCAGCAATCATTTTAAGCATATACTTTTCGGTATACTCGTGTCTTACCACATATAAATTGGCATCAGAATGCTTCATCAGTTCAAATGAATCTGCTACCAGACCTACCGGCGGCGAGTCGATTACAATAAAATCATACATTGTACGAAGCTCATCAATGAACTGCATATTCTTTTCGCTCATCAGCAATTCAGACGGATTCGGAGGAATAGGTCCGGATGTCGCTACGTCCAGATTCGGGATTCTTGTCTTATTGATGATCTTATCGATCCCTACTTCACCAGTGAGGTAATTTGAGATACCAAATTTATTATCGATGTTAAAATCATTGAAAATTTTCGGTTTTCTTAAATCCATTCCCAGCAAAATTGTTTTCTTATCACTTAATCCCAATACTGAAGAGAGGTTGATAGAAACATAGGTTTTACCTTCTCCACCGACAGATGATGTTATAAGAATAACTTTACTCTTATCGCTCTCACCAGACAGGAATCTCATATTCGCCCTGATTCCCCTGAAGGATTCTGATACAGAAGATTTCGGCTGCTCCAGCACAGTAAGCATATTGTCTCCACTGGCATTATTTCCGATAACTCCCAAAAGCGGAATTTTGGTAACACTAAGAAGCTCCTTTATATTTCTGATTTTTGTATCCAGGAATGCTCCGATACCAATGAAAAATAGAGGTAGCAACAGCAGCCCACCCATAATCATCGACTTAGTTCCTTTCACATTCGGTCCGATAGGTCCCTGACCAAGATTTTTTGCAGGGTCAATTACCGAAATATCAGATTTATTGGTCGCAAGTCTCAGCTGGCTCTCATTCTGTCTTGATAAAATGCTGTTGTATGTAGCTTCAATCATATTGTAGCCACGCTCAGCATCCAGATATTTTCTCTGTTTTTCAGGGTAAGTATCAAGATCCATGTTGGCATTGCCGATTTGCTGATCGATTTTTGAAATTTCTGTTGTGTAAACTGTATGGTAATTTCTCAAAGCACCGTTGGAATTCACTCTGGCCTCACTGATGAGTCTGTTGATTTCCTTCATCGGTTCAGAATTGGGTGTGTAAATCGCTGCCATCTCCCTTCTTTTGGCGTAAAGCGCCTTCATCTCAGAAATTGAAGCCTGAAAAAGCCCGTCTTCAAAACCTGCAGCAGTGGTGCTGATCATTTTCTCAAAATTCTGCCCGTCTACACTGTTTCTAATCGTGTTGAGGGAAGTAAGTTTGCTTAAAAGATCTGCTTTCTTGGTTTCAAGTTCTTTTATTCTTTCTAAAGATTTCTCATCTCTGTTTTTGATATCGTAGAGTTTCTCTGATGTCTTCAGATAGTTCATTACCTGAGCACTCGAATCCAGTTTTTTTCTGATTGCTTTCAGATTTTCTTCAAGATATTCTTTGGTATTTTCATCCAAAATATTTTTATCTGCAAACCTTTTCTTCTGAAGTTCAGCAACAGATTTATTCAGAAAATTCACCGTACTGTTAAGATTATAACCTGTTTTGGTAATAATCATTATGGTATTGATTTCTTTATCAAAATCTACCGCCATTGTCCCGATAATGTTATTTACAGCATCGTTTACGGTGGAAAGTTCTACAATTATATTATCCAGTTTTATCGCCAGAGTTTTAGGATTTGGTACCAATCTGAATCTGAGATTTGGCGTGGTGTACCATTCATTAACTTTAACAGTTTTGTTTGCAGGTCTCGTAAAGGCATCAACATTATGATAACCTTCATACTCGTAATTGTAGAGATTTGTAGATTCCCCTTCTTCCGGTAGTCGAACTTCGTAAGTGCCATTAGCTTTTGGCAGTAGAGTGATGGGATAGTTGACCTGCTGAAGATGCTTTTTGTCAATTTCTATAAAGACAGGTGAATCTTCCTTATCCAGATACGTTGCTTTAATGATACCTTTTGTTCTGTAATTCACGAAAAGCCCCAACTCCTTTACTAAAAATTCGTTGTGAGTACGCGAAAGCAACATTTTCTTCAGATAAATCCCGTCCTGATTTCCACCCTGTCCCCAAATGAAATTGATGGATTGATTAGGTGTAAAATAACTTGCTGTATTGTTTGAAACACTTAAGGATAAATTTGACGCATAAATATTCTGAGCGTAGTACTTTCCGTAAACATAGGCAATTCCGTAGCCCAACATCAGCATCAGCACAAACCAGTACCAGTTTCTGATTACTCTTCTTATAAAATGCTCAATATCAAAAATCGCAAATGAACCCGTTTTCTCCTTAGGCTGAATTTTATCTGTCTTATTTTCTCTTTCCGGAATCATATTATAGATTTTTGATAAGTAGATACACTGATAAAGCCGTAGTAAATACAGAAACTCCGCTTATAATTGTCTGTACCGGATCCTTTCCGAATCCGTTAAGACTTCTGCCTCTTGTGGTAAGATAAATTTCGTCCCCGTTTTGAACGTAAAAATATGGTGAATTCATTACATCTTCTCTGGTAAGGTCAATTTTTGCTCTTTTAATTCCCTCAGGTAATTTTCTAAGAATAACAATGTTTTTTCTGTCGATTGTTCTGTTTAAACCACCGTTGATCGAAATTGCTTCCGATAAAGTGAGCGTATTTTTCATCACGACTTTTTCACCTGTCATACCTGTAGTTTCTACATCACCTAAAACATAGTATGTGATTCCTGCAGTATTTAAACGAACCTCAGATTTGCCTTCCTGAAAATTTTCGTTTACTTTGTCCTGAATATCTTTAGCAATATCTTCAATGGTTCTTCCCTCTGCTTTTACAAAGCCAATCCCGAAAATATTGATATCTCCGTTGGAATCAACTTTTAATCCCGTAAAATATATCATCGCATTTCCACCTGTTCCTGCGCCTCCAGCAACACTGATGTTGTTTACAGTAGATCCAGGTGCATTCATGCTGCTGTAAAACTGCGCTGCATCTCCTTTAGGTGTAGTTACAATATCCAATTTCAGGATATCATTTTTAGTAACTCTATATATAGGGATATTATATGGTATGAGTCCTTCTTCATTGATTACCAGACTTTCGCTGGGCTGCATATACTTTACATCTTTCGGTGCTATGCAAGATGAAAGAAAGAATGGTAAAAGTAGAAACAGGTAATAATTCAAATTTTTCATTACTGAATAAAATTAATTTGCAAAAATAGAAATTTAAAGTTAAGATTGTGTTTTTAGTTTTTGAACCTTTGTGACAATATCCGGCAGGTATGCTCCTAAAAAGCCAAGAGACAAGACAACAAGCAGCAGAAGATTCACATCAATATGCCTCAGAAAATATGCAACAACGATAATAAAAAGATAATAACACATGATATAAAAGCTTGATCTCCGGTGCGTAAGATTCATCCTGATCAGTTTGTGATGAATATGATTCTTATCTGCCTCAAAAGGTGATTTTTTGTTGATGCATCTTATGATGATCACATTAAGCGTATCTACAATAGGCAAAATTAATATCGCCACAGCAATTGCCGGCGCAGATTTCAGATGATAACGAGGCATATTTGGAATCTCTCGATCAATAAAAATATCAATAAAACAAACTGCTGTAAATGCAAGCAAAAAGCCTAATAGCATAGAGCCTGTATCACCCATAAATATTTTGGTAGAGCGGTAATGTGAAAGATTATAATATAAAAAAGCCAAAACAGATCCTATAATACACACCGAAAGAATTACCAACGGATAGTTATATTCTCCTAAACGATAATAACTCATACCAAAAAGCGCACTGCAGAGAAGCGAATACCCTCCGGCCAAACCGTCGATGCCATCAATCAAGTTAAAAGCATTAATTAAAATAATAAAGGTAACCACAGTAAAAATAACGCTGATAAAATAATTGAGCTCATAAACACCAAAAATCCCGAAAAGACTTCTGATGCGCACGTCTGAACCCATCACCAATACCACCGAAACCAAAATCTGGGCAATCAGTTTTTTGTAGGCTCTCATCACCATAATATCGTCCATTACGCCTACGTAAAGGAGAATAACCAATGAGGCAAAAAGAAATTTATAAAGATCAAAAATCTCGTGGGCAAAAATCGAAGCGCAAATTCCTATAGAATAAAAAATAGCGATACCGCCAAGATTGGGTATTTTCCTGAGATGAGAACTTCGCTGTCCCGGCTCATCCATCAGGTTTTTTCTACGGGAAATTTTAATGATTGTAGGTACTGAAAAATAGGTAATGACGAATGAGAGCACTAAAGCCAAGCCTACTTTCAGATAAAAAAAGGGAAGTCCTGTTTGCAATAAGAACAATTCAAAATTCTTCATTCTTGTTTGTGTACAGCTTTTAAATCAGCAGAAGATCTTACAGTAATCTCTTTAAAACTCCGTAAAGACCGCTGAAATAAAGCAGATAATAAATTTTTTTTTTCAACGGCAAAGATAACAGATAATTTCTATCAAAACGATTGTAAATCAATATATCTTTAAATTTAACATTCCGTTCCTGCATAAAATCCCTAAGTTTTTTGCTCATTATTTTAAACAAATTCTCATCCTTTACAAATGCGAGATAGGCTAAAAAAGTATAAACCCCTTCAAGAATCTGAAAGTTCTTAAGTTCATTTAATTTGTTTGAATAGGAAGATTTTTGAAATTCAGTTTCTACATCTTCCACAGCCTTCAAAATATCCAAACCTTTTTCGGTATGGGTTTTTGAAATAGAATTGGTGCGCTCCAGATATTGATAGTGAAAATTCTGGGTCTGAGCCAGTGTTTTACATTCCAGTAATAGCTGCGGAATAAGCTGAATATCTTCAAAATGAACTCCTTTTTTAAATCTTTTAGTCTGAAAAAGTTCTCTTCTAAACAATTTATTACACGCAAAATAACTTAAATCTGAAAAAACGGAAAAATTCTTTTCCAAATCAATTTTCTCAGGCATATTCGGAATTTGGGTGAGTTTTTGAGTGACGTTTCCATGCTCATCCACTTTCTGAATATTGCAGATCACCATTTCGGCATTATGTTTTACAGCCAGATTCAGCATTTCTTCAAACATTTTGTCAGAAACATAATCATCACTGTCTACAAAACCTAGATAATCTCCGGAGGCGTGGTCTATCCCGAAATTTCGGGCGTCGCTTAAACCTCCGTTTTCTTTGGTGAAAGCTTTTATTTTTGAAGGAAATTCAGCAGAAAAACCATCGATAATTGTTTGTGAACCATCGGTGCTTCCGTCATTTACCACAATGATTTCAATATCCTGTAAAGTTTGATTCACCAAAGACAACAGGCATTTTTCCAGATATAATTCCACATTATAAACCGGAACAATGATCGAAACCGTGTTTGTCTTTGATTGATCTGTCATTATTTTAATTTGTCTACCAGCATTTCGCAGCTTCGCAGCTCAAAATTGTTTGTATATTCACTTTACTCTACCAATATTCCGCGACCTCGTCGCTTCGCTTTATATAATATACTTTAGCCCTTTGTAAATCTCGGACTCAACCAACCTTTTTTGGCATCGTCAAAATCTTTTCTTGAGCAGGGAATACAGTTTTCAATATTTTCATCATCGCCAAAATACCACAGACTGCTGAAGGTATCGCGTTTAAAAGCATACTGCCTGTCGTTGATCAGTACATAAAAAAGTTCATACTGTCTTTCTTTCGGATGAGATTTTTGGATATTGATTCCTTCAATCAAATACCAAATCATTTGAGCTAAAAGCTGATGATTGAGTTGATTTTCAGTGTAAATATTATAATTGAAGATTCCGACTGATTTTAAATTTTCACTTAAACCAATTTCTTTCATGTACGCACAAATTTCTCTTCTGTTTAAACCATTCACCTGCGGATTTACCGAAAAAGCATCACTAAAACTTTCAACAGCATCACAATTAACGGTTACCAAATCTGCTTTTCTGAAAAAAGGTTCAGTTTTCTCAGTAGAATTCATCATTTCAGCCAAACGGACGATATCGAACTCTACTTCCTTGATAAGTTTTACAGAATCTGCCTCATTTAAATGTTTCTGATAACCCAGATGATGATAATTTTTAATTGAAAAATTTTTAGAGCCGAAAATCTTTCCTAAAAAAGTATGTTCGTTGATTTCCTCGCCTTGTTTTAAGGAAATGATATTGCTGATCTGCGTATAATTAATATTTTGCTGATGAAAATTTAATCCTGAAAAGAGAGAAAAAGCAAAGTCGTTGGATCCGCCGATAATCACAGGAATTGCCCTGTTGTGATGGCAAGCCGACAACACTTCCTGAAGAATATAGTGTGAATCTTCCACAGATTTTCCGGAAACCAAATCTCCCAAATCCACAATCGGGATATCAAAATCCAGTTGAGACAGTCGGTAAAACTCTTTACGAATGGCTGTAAAATCCTGAACTTCAGTTTCGCCGCCCGCACCACGGTAATCTGAAATGAAAAGCAAAACAATACTGTCTTCCTTAATTTCTTTGGTAATTCTGTTTCCTATCTGCCAGTTTTCTGTTCTGAAATTGCGTGGCGAAATGATAAAATCTTCAAAATTCATGCTTCAAGCTCCTTTAATAGCCTCAAAAATATTAAAATAAAATGATTTTTACGATTAAAAAACCATCAACAAAACTTCGTTGATGGTTCTACAGTAATAAATATTAAGAATTAAGTATGATAAAATTTAATGTTTCAATATCTCAAAAACAAAAGTGGTAGAAGTTTCAAATTTCCCGCCTTGAGTAGCACCGAAAAGAAATTGTGGCTTTTCACCCGCTTTATCCATCAAAATCATCGGCCTTTCCAGTCTTCCGAATCTTTTCAGATGTTTCGGTGGTTCTGGCTCGGTAACGTATTTTTTTAAATCCAGATAGCCAACTTCAGGTTTCGTCCATTTGACACCATCTTTTGAGCTTAAGTGCAAACCATATTCATGATTAAAAAATCCCATATCTCTTGCAATCATATGGAATTTTCCTTTCTGCTTCCAGACAAAAGCATCTTCCAGTTGTGCATTATCCGGTAGATTTGAAAAATCAATCACTGGATTTTCGGAAACTTTTACATAAGGTCCTTCGGGTTTCAAGGCTTTTGCCAAGCCATATTTCCGGTTTCCGCGGACGGTTCCTTTTTGGTTTTCATATTCTTTGGTATTCCATGATTTGTAAAACAGCCAGTATTTTCCGTCGTTTCCTTTTACAAAAGCCGGATTGGTTGTGCAGTGATCATCCCAATCACCTTCTCTTCCATTGGGAAGCAGCGGCTGATCGGGTCTTATCCATTCGCCGTCCAGACTTTTTGCAGTAGCCAAACCAATTTTCTTTGTATTCGTTTTCCCATTGGAATTTCCCATGAAAAACAAATAATACTGATCATCAACCTTTTTAATTAAAGGATTATGACAGGTAGTGGCATCCCAAAAGCCTTTTCCTCTCGGACTTAAAATCACTTCCTTATGTTCAAACCTTTCAAAAGGAGAGTTGGCTTCTGCACGACAGATTTCAGAACCGTTGAGCCAGCCACCCATCCCTTTTTCTTTTTTCCATCGGGAATAAAAAAGATGTACTTTTCCATCTTCGCCCCAGATCGGAGACGAGCACCAAATATAATAACCCTCGAGTTCCAGCGAACGTCCGATAGGTTTTAATTTAAAATAAGGCTGATCTGAAAAAGAAAATGTTTTGGTAAAAGATGAACCTAAAAATGCCGCCGCCAGACTTAAGCCTGAAAGCTGTATAAATTCTTTGCGGGTAAGATTTTTAGATTGGCTCATATCATCAATATCGTCAGAGCCAATTTAGGAGGATTCATCTGGCAGAGCATCCTGCACTTTAGGGTGGCTTTAAAATAGAACTAAATTGATTTTAGAATTCGAAAATTATCTCTGAATTACCAACGCCGCTCAACAGTATCTTTGTCATTCAGTATGAATCTCAAAAAACTAAAAATATATCAGTGTAGATTCCTACGGAATGACAAAATGAATGCTTGTCTTCTATGATGGCTAAAAATGAAAAATCATACATTTTAATCTCAACATCAATTTTAAACCTCAAAATATTACCTTTTGGTCTGCGTCACAGCATAAAAAAACCGCTCCACAGAATACATCGAAAGCTGACCCGCAGGACCATTCAGGTTATACTCAAAACCATGCGTTCCCCAGGGAATTGTGAGTAAATAATTTTTCACATGATGTTTATCTAGTTCTTTTTTCAACATTTCACTTTGAATATGCCAAACGTGAGCATCAAGACAGCCGTGAGCCAACAATGTAGGAGTCGTATTGGCATTGACATGAAAAATTGGTGATTCGGCAATATATTTTTCAGGAACTTCTTCGGGTGTTCCTCCTAAGAAATCTCTCTGCACTTCTCTGGAATCCATGATCAAAGGATTGTCGGGATTTTTATAGCTCCATGGCATATCGATCGCTCCATAAAATGCCGCAACCCCTTTTACCCCGCTTTCGTGTCCGGTGTAAGCCATCGTTAAAACAATGGATGCGCCTGCCGATCTTCCCATCAGAACAATATTCGTGGTGTCAATTTTCAATTCTTCAGCGTGTTGACGAATCCATTTAAATGCAGAATGGAGATCTTCCTGCTGAGCCGGACTTGGGAATTTTGGAGCTAATCGATAATTGATCGTTGCTACCTGATAACCTGCATTGGCAAAATAATTATTGGCTGCAGCGATCTCACTGTTATCACCACGTTTCCACGATCCGCCATGCACAACGATCAGACACGGACGAACACCGGGAACGGCTGAAGGTGTGAAATTTAAAGTCAGATCAACGCCATCGGTTTTTGCATAATGATAGGTTTTAAAAGGAATATCTTTCGCCCCATTTCCGGTAAACATCTGTAAAAAGCTATATGGTTTCTTTTGATGAAAACCTTTCATATCTGCATCTTTTACTCCAAATGATTTTTCAAGATCTTCACTTAAGTGACTGCCAACATTATAAGCCCGCACAATGGGCGAACCGAGGATCACAAAAGTAATTATGCCTAAAATAAGCGACAGTTTTCTGAATCTTTTTGAATACCAACTCCAAACCAGCAATGCCAATGCAACCAGCATAAATACCCATGGAAATTCGGGAACGGCAATGCCAACATACCATGTGCTTTGACTTGGTACGGGGAAAAAATTCACTAAAGAAAGGATGAACAAAATGATAATCAGGATGAGACGGATCATAGTTATGGTTTGAAATAAGATACGATTTAATTTAAGGTTTAGATTTATTTAAAATTTTTGTGTCTTTAAATAAATTTCCTTCATAAAATCCAAGAAAACCAGTCGAATGCTCCCGCTATAAAAAAAATATAACCAGATAGTGTAATTTAGTTTTATAAACGGGAACGAGCGGGACGCTCGCACCAGCGAAAAAGAATGTTTTAAATATATGAGTATTATTTATATTTGATTAAAAATAAATAATGCTGGTCGAATAACTTTAAAAGTTTACGCTTAAACGCTAGCGCGAGCGTCACGCTCGTGCACGCACACTAAAACATAAAAAACATGAGCAGAAAATATAAGTTCCATGATAAAGAAGGCGCTTACTTCATCAGCTTTGCGACCGTATTTTGGATAGACCTCTTCAGAAGAATGGAGTATTTTGACATCATAATTAATTCTTTAGATTATTGCCGTAAAAATAAAGGAATGATTATTTTTGGATATTGTATAATGCCAAGTCACATACACTGATTGTTCCGTTCGGCGGATGGTAAGCCATCTGAACTCATTAGAGACTTTAAAGGCTTTACTTCAAAAAATTGATTGAAGCAATTAAGGAAAACAACAAGGAGAGCAGAAAAGAATGGATATTATGGATGTTTAATAAAGCTGGAGCAAGAAATTCAAACATTAAAAATCATCAGTTGTGGCAACAGAACAATCAGCCAATTGAGATTTGGTCTTTAAAAGTGTTTGAACAAAAATTAGATTACATTCATCAAAATCCTGTAGAAAGTGGTTTCGTTATAGAACCATGGGAGTGGAAATACAGCAGCGCAAGAAATTACTGTGATGATTTTGATGATGTTTTGAAAATTGATATTAATACTTGATGTTATTGGTGCGGACACGAGCGGGACGCTCGCGCCAGCGAGGAATTACAGCGTAGACAAGAAAATTGGTTAAATTATCTTAGAAAAAATAACCTAGGA
It includes:
- a CDS encoding alpha/beta hydrolase, which produces MIRLILIIILFILSLVNFFPVPSQSTWYVGIAVPEFPWVFMLVALALLVWSWYSKRFRKLSLILGIITFVILGSPIVRAYNVGSHLSEDLEKSFGVKDADMKGFHQKKPYSFLQMFTGNGAKDIPFKTYHYAKTDGVDLTLNFTPSAVPGVRPCLIVVHGGSWKRGDNSEIAAANNYFANAGYQVATINYRLAPKFPSPAQQEDLHSAFKWIRQHAEELKIDTTNIVLMGRSAGASIVLTMAYTGHESGVKGVAAFYGAIDMPWSYKNPDNPLIMDSREVQRDFLGGTPEEVPEKYIAESPIFHVNANTTPTLLAHGCLDAHVWHIQSEMLKKELDKHHVKNYLLTIPWGTHGFEYNLNGPAGQLSMYSVERFFYAVTQTKR
- a CDS encoding glycoside hydrolase family protein encodes the protein MSQSKNLTRKEFIQLSGLSLAAAFLGSSFTKTFSFSDQPYFKLKPIGRSLELEGYYIWCSSPIWGEDGKVHLFYSRWKKEKGMGGWLNGSEICRAEANSPFERFEHKEVILSPRGKGFWDATTCHNPLIKKVDDQYYLFFMGNSNGKTNTKKIGLATAKSLDGEWIRPDQPLLPNGREGDWDDHCTTNPAFVKGNDGKYWLFYKSWNTKEYENQKGTVRGNRKYGLAKALKPEGPYVKVSENPVIDFSNLPDNAQLEDAFVWKQKGKFHMIARDMGFFNHEYGLHLSSKDGVKWTKPEVGYLDLKKYVTEPEPPKHLKRFGRLERPMILMDKAGEKPQFLFGATQGGKFETSTTFVFEILKH
- a CDS encoding formimidoylglutamase, with protein sequence MNFEDFIISPRNFRTENWQIGNRITKEIKEDSIVLLFISDYRGAGGETEVQDFTAIRKEFYRLSQLDFDIPIVDLGDLVSGKSVEDSHYILQEVLSACHHNRAIPVIIGGSNDFAFSLFSGLNFHQQNINYTQISNIISLKQGEEINEHTFLGKIFGSKNFSIKNYHHLGYQKHLNEADSVKLIKEVEFDIVRLAEMMNSTEKTEPFFRKADLVTVNCDAVESFSDAFSVNPQVNGLNRREICAYMKEIGLSENLKSVGIFNYNIYTENQLNHQLLAQMIWYLIEGINIQKSHPKERQYELFYVLINDRQYAFKRDTFSSLWYFGDDENIENCIPCSRKDFDDAKKGWLSPRFTKG